From a region of the uncultured Desulfatiglans sp. genome:
- the aroE gene encoding Shikimate dehydrogenase: MRIDQHTVLYAVIGHPLGHTLSPVMHNRAFEATGENAVYMAFETDRLADALNGMRALGIRGCSVTLPFKTAVMPLLDDIDPLARAIGAVNTIVNRGGRLAGYNTDAAGALAAVREVMEPSGRRVVILGAGGAARAAGFALKEAGASLTIANRTPEKGKALALALNATFAPIDDLRGLPADLLIQATPVGMHPRQERCPLDEALIQAPVVMELIYNPRETRLLEIARRKGAAVIPGLRMFIHQGAAQFRLWTGKEPPLEAMEAAVLAALEHP, encoded by the coding sequence ATGCGAATAGACCAGCATACCGTCCTTTACGCCGTCATCGGCCACCCTCTCGGCCACACGCTGAGCCCCGTCATGCACAATCGGGCCTTCGAGGCGACGGGGGAGAATGCCGTTTACATGGCCTTTGAAACCGATCGTCTGGCGGACGCCCTCAACGGCATGCGGGCCCTCGGGATCCGCGGCTGCAGCGTCACCCTCCCCTTCAAGACAGCGGTGATGCCCCTCCTCGACGACATCGACCCCCTCGCCCGGGCGATCGGCGCGGTGAACACCATCGTGAACCGGGGCGGCCGTCTCGCAGGCTACAACACCGATGCAGCCGGAGCCCTGGCCGCCGTGCGCGAGGTCATGGAACCCTCCGGACGCCGTGTGGTCATCCTCGGGGCAGGCGGGGCCGCACGCGCAGCGGGCTTCGCCCTGAAGGAGGCCGGGGCCTCCCTCACCATCGCCAACCGGACACCCGAAAAAGGGAAAGCACTGGCGCTCGCCTTGAACGCGACCTTTGCGCCGATCGACGACCTCCGGGGCCTCCCCGCGGACCTTCTGATCCAGGCCACGCCGGTCGGGATGCACCCCCGCCAGGAACGCTGCCCCCTCGACGAGGCGCTCATCCAGGCCCCGGTGGTCATGGAGTTGATCTACAACCCGAGGGAAACGCGCCTTCTCGAGATTGCCCGTCGAAAAGGCGCCGCCGTCATCCCCGGCCTGCGGATGTTCATTCATCAGGGCGCCGCGCAATTCCGGCTGTGGACCGGCAAAGAACCCCCCCTCGAGGCGATGGAAGCAGCCGTCCTGGCCGCCCTGGAGCACCCATGA
- the aroB gene encoding 3-dehydroquinate synthase yields MKEIWVKVDPWDKTLVTTALESGAAAVVVPKEHTPRVKELGRIKTVSEDGDLRWGEDVVTMEITSADDQERIVDAAAGKRVIVRTSDWHVIPLENLVARTPNLFAEVDGIESARLAAGILEKGMDGLLITCRDTAEVRSIIQEIQGMNQTLPLSGFTVTGVRHLGMGDRVCVDTCSMMGPGDGILVGNSHRALFLVHAESLENPYVAPRPFRVNAGAVHAYVRVPGGWTRYLSELKAGDGVLGVHTDGRTENLVVGRAKVEKRPLLLVEAEDSDGHTAGIILQNAETIRLVTPEGGALSVVHLQPGDQVLGFTETGGRHFGHRIEETITER; encoded by the coding sequence ATGAAAGAGATCTGGGTCAAGGTGGACCCCTGGGACAAGACCCTGGTGACCACGGCCCTCGAGAGCGGGGCCGCGGCGGTGGTGGTGCCGAAGGAGCACACGCCCCGGGTCAAAGAGCTCGGACGCATCAAGACCGTCTCGGAGGACGGGGACCTCCGCTGGGGCGAAGACGTGGTCACCATGGAGATCACCTCAGCGGACGACCAGGAACGGATCGTGGATGCGGCGGCGGGAAAACGCGTGATCGTGCGGACATCGGACTGGCATGTCATTCCGCTCGAGAACCTGGTGGCCCGGACCCCCAATCTCTTCGCCGAGGTGGACGGGATCGAGAGCGCGAGGCTGGCCGCCGGGATCCTCGAAAAAGGGATGGACGGCCTGCTGATCACCTGCCGGGACACGGCCGAGGTGCGGAGCATCATTCAGGAGATCCAGGGGATGAACCAGACGTTGCCCCTGTCCGGGTTCACCGTCACCGGGGTTCGCCACCTCGGCATGGGGGACCGGGTATGCGTCGACACATGCTCCATGATGGGGCCTGGCGACGGGATCCTCGTCGGCAACAGCCACCGCGCCCTCTTCCTGGTGCATGCCGAAAGCCTCGAGAACCCCTATGTGGCGCCGCGCCCCTTTCGCGTCAACGCCGGGGCGGTGCACGCCTACGTCCGGGTCCCAGGCGGCTGGACCCGCTATCTTTCCGAGCTCAAGGCCGGCGACGGGGTGCTGGGAGTCCATACCGACGGCCGCACCGAAAATCTCGTGGTGGGGCGGGCCAAGGTCGAAAAGCGCCCCCTCCTCCTGGTAGAGGCGGAGGACTCCGATGGGCATACGGCCGGCATCATCCTGCAGAACGCGGAGACGATCCGGCTCGTAACACCGGAAGGCGGGGCCCTTTCGGTGGTGCACCTGCAGCCCGGCGACCAGGTGTTGGGCTTCACGGAGACCGGCGGACGGCATTTCGGGCACCGGATCGAAGAAACCATCACCGAACGCTGA
- the aroD gene encoding 3-dehydroquinate dehydratase: MCRYIAQEEPEVIGVPITARGTDEAVAKMQKASSEADLLEIRLDGMEQIDMERLLAAAPLPVIATYRSRRQGGLGTLDNRARSEVLITAAEAGASYIDVEYSLPLEIREELFDRCRPGRIILSHHHPNGTPEPAELSRRLRNMADSGADVVKIVTRANRPEDNLTVLGLIPRARDLGVDIIAFCMGPIGRLSRIACVPMGGFLTFAAFEKGEESADGQMTVAEMKAFQETLALCE, translated from the coding sequence ATGTGCAGATACATCGCCCAGGAGGAGCCGGAAGTGATCGGAGTACCCATTACGGCGCGAGGCACGGATGAGGCCGTCGCCAAAATGCAGAAGGCATCGAGTGAGGCCGATCTCCTAGAAATCCGCCTCGACGGTATGGAGCAGATCGATATGGAGCGGCTTCTGGCTGCAGCTCCTCTGCCGGTCATCGCCACCTACCGGTCGCGCCGGCAAGGGGGGCTCGGCACGCTGGACAACCGTGCGCGATCCGAGGTCCTGATCACCGCAGCCGAGGCAGGCGCATCCTACATCGATGTGGAATACAGCCTCCCCCTGGAGATCAGGGAAGAACTCTTCGATCGGTGCCGGCCGGGGCGGATCATCCTCTCCCACCATCACCCGAACGGGACACCGGAGCCGGCGGAGCTTTCACGCCGCCTCCGGAACATGGCGGACAGCGGCGCCGACGTCGTCAAGATCGTAACGCGGGCGAACCGGCCGGAAGACAACCTCACCGTGCTCGGGCTGATCCCTCGAGCGCGCGACCTCGGGGTGGACATCATCGCCTTCTGCATGGGGCCGATCGGACGCCTGAGCCGGATCGCCTGTGTGCCGATGGGCGGCTTCCTGACCTTCGCCGCGTTCGAAAAGGGCGAGGAATCAGCCGACGGACAGATGACCGTCGCGGAGATGAAAGCATTCCAGGAGACCCTGGCCTTATGCGAATAG
- a CDS encoding hypothetical protein (Evidence 5 : Unknown function): MKAHMRPCPIETARAVIGGRDRRDALIGEPLSRSLEFQIQIPDVQIHRPGGAGSDRSTHYGARHG; the protein is encoded by the coding sequence GTGAAGGCCCACATGCGCCCCTGCCCGATCGAGACGGCCAGGGCGGTCATCGGAGGGCGTGATCGCAGGGACGCGCTGATCGGGGAACCGCTTTCCCGATCGCTCGAATTTCAGATCCAGATTCCAGATGTGCAGATACATCGCCCAGGAGGAGCCGGAAGTGATCGGAGTACCCATTACGGCGCGAGGCACGGATGA
- the aroA gene encoding 3-phosphoshikimate 1-carboxyvinyltransferase, whose product MKTIEPKRSVHAALDLPGSKSMTHRALIAAALAEGPSLIEAPLFSEDTRYTLDALRFMGASVQPSGDDLAVAGTSGGVALPSPEATLFLGNSGTSMRLLLSVAALGHGRLTLDGSERMRERPLAPLVEALRALGAAISYSGRPGCPPVRLEARGLDGGTVKIPAAESSQYLSSLLLATPYARDAVEIEAVGPLLSRPYVDMTRFVMEAFGVRVEPSGPQSFFIPKGGRYHGRRFRIEADLSSASYFWAAAAVTGGSVTIRNVRPFETCQGDVGFLDLLEAMGCAVLKEADAVTVQGGPLEGIEADMNGMPDMVPTLAAVAPFAEGRTTIRNVPHLRFKESDRLRSVTRAWRRLGAQVRELPDGLEIDGGTPLTGAVVDPENDHRLAMSLAVIGLRTPGVRILNEDCVQKSFPGFWTLFDAL is encoded by the coding sequence ATGAAAACGATCGAACCCAAGCGGAGCGTCCACGCCGCCCTGGACCTCCCAGGCTCCAAGAGCATGACCCATCGGGCCCTGATCGCGGCCGCCCTCGCCGAAGGACCCAGCCTGATCGAGGCGCCGCTTTTCTCCGAAGACACCCGCTACACCCTCGACGCCCTCCGGTTCATGGGGGCCTCGGTCCAACCCAGCGGGGACGACCTGGCCGTCGCCGGAACCAGCGGCGGCGTCGCGCTTCCCTCACCGGAGGCGACCCTCTTCCTCGGCAATTCCGGGACATCCATGCGGTTGCTGCTTTCCGTGGCCGCCCTCGGCCATGGCCGTCTCACCCTCGACGGCTCCGAGCGCATGCGGGAGCGCCCTCTCGCCCCCCTCGTAGAGGCGCTCCGGGCGCTCGGAGCCGCCATCTCTTACAGCGGGAGGCCCGGCTGCCCTCCCGTCCGGCTCGAGGCTCGCGGCCTCGACGGCGGAACGGTGAAGATCCCTGCCGCCGAAAGCAGCCAATACCTTTCCTCGCTCCTCCTCGCCACCCCGTATGCCCGCGATGCCGTCGAAATCGAAGCGGTCGGGCCGCTTCTGTCCAGGCCCTACGTGGACATGACCCGCTTCGTCATGGAGGCGTTCGGCGTCCGGGTGGAGCCTTCCGGCCCGCAGTCCTTTTTCATCCCGAAAGGAGGGCGTTATCACGGCCGGCGTTTCAGAATCGAGGCGGACTTGTCGAGCGCCTCCTATTTTTGGGCCGCCGCCGCCGTCACCGGGGGGTCCGTGACCATCCGCAACGTCCGGCCCTTCGAGACCTGCCAGGGAGACGTCGGCTTCCTGGATCTGCTCGAGGCCATGGGATGCGCCGTCCTGAAGGAGGCGGATGCCGTGACCGTCCAGGGCGGGCCGCTCGAGGGGATCGAAGCGGATATGAACGGCATGCCGGACATGGTGCCGACCCTGGCTGCGGTCGCCCCCTTTGCAGAGGGAAGAACGACGATCCGCAATGTCCCCCACCTCCGCTTCAAGGAGAGCGACCGCCTTCGATCCGTCACCCGGGCATGGCGTCGCCTCGGCGCCCAGGTCCGGGAGCTGCCCGACGGCCTCGAAATCGACGGAGGAACACCGCTCACCGGCGCCGTCGTAGACCCCGAAAACGACCATCGGCTCGCGATGAGCCTCGCGGTCATCGGTCTTCGCACCCCTGGCGTGCGCATCCTGAATGAGGACTGCGTCCAAAAATCCTTTCCGGGCTTCTGGACCCTCTTTGACGCTCTTTAG